A portion of the Saimiri boliviensis isolate mSaiBol1 chromosome 1, mSaiBol1.pri, whole genome shotgun sequence genome contains these proteins:
- the DDX19A gene encoding ATP-dependent RNA helicase DDX19A, which produces MATDSWALAVDEQEAAVKSMTNLQIKEEKVKADTNGIIKTSTTAEKTDEEEKEDRAAQSLLNKLIRSNLVDNTNQVEVLQRDPNSPLYSVKSFEELRLKPQLLQGVYAMGFNRPSKIQENALPMMLAEPPQNLIAQSQSGTGKTAAFVLAMLSRVEPADRYPQCLCLSPTYELALQTGNVIEQMGKFYPELKLAYAVRGNKLERGQKISEQIVIGTPGTVLDWCSKLKFIDPKKIKVFVLDEADVMIATQGHQDQSIRIQRMLPRNCQMLLFSATFEDSVWKFAQKVVPDPNVIKLKREEETLDTIKQYYVLCSSRDEKFQALCNLYGAITIAQAMIFCHTRKTASWLAAELSKEGHQVALLSGEMMVEQRAAVIERFREGKEKVLVTTNVCARGIDVEQVSVVINFDLPVDKDGNPDNETYLHRIGRTGRFGKRGLAVNMVDSKHSMNILNRIQEHFNKKIERLDTDDLDEIEKIAN; this is translated from the exons GTATTATCAAAACCAGTACCACTGCCGAGAAAACGGATGAAGAGGAGAAAG AGGACAGAGCTGCCCAGTCCTTACTCAACAAGCTGATCAGAAGCAACCTTGTCGATAACACAAATCAAGTGGAAGTCCTCCAGCGGGATCCAAACTCACCCCTGTACTCAGTGAAGTCTTTCGAAGAGCTTCGGCT GAAACCACAGCTTCTCCAGGGAGTCTATGCTATGGGCTTCAACCGACCATCCAAGATACAAGAGAACGCGTTACCGATGATGCTTGCTGAACC CCCACAGAACCTGATTGCCCAATCTCAGTCTGGCACTGGTAAAACAGCTGCCTTTGTCCTGGCCATGCTCAGCCGAGTGGAGCCAGCAGACAGATACCCCCAG TGTCTGTGCCTCTCCCCAACATACGAGCTGGCGCTTCAAACAGGAAACGTGATTGAGCAGATGGGCAAATTTTACCCAGAGCTGAAGCTTGCCTATGCCGTTCGAGGCAATAAAT TGGAAAGAGGCCAGAAGATCAGTGAGCAGATTGTCATTGGCACCCCTGGGACCGTGCTGGACTGGTGCTCCAAGCTCAAGTTCATTGATCCCAAGAAAATCAAGGTGTTTGTTCTGGATGAGGCTGATGTCATGATAGCCACTCAGGGCCACCAGGATCAGAGCATCCGCATCCAGAG GATGCTGCCCAGGAACTGCCAGATGCTGCTTTTCTCCGCCACCTTTGAAGACTCTGTGTGGAAGTTTGCTCAGAAAGTGGTCCCAGACCCAAACGTTATCAAACTGAAGCGTGAGGAAGAGACCCTGGACACCATCAAACAGTACTATGTCCTGTGCAGCAGCAGAGATGAGAAGTTCCAGGCCCTGTGTAACCTCTATGGGGCCATCACCATTGCTCAAGCCATGATCTTCTGCCAT acTCGCAAAACAGCTAGCTGGCTGGCAGCAGAGCTCTCAAAAGAAGGCCACCAGGTGGCTCTGCTGAGTGGGGAGATGATGGTGGAGCAGAGGGCTGCAGTGATTGAGCGCTTCCGAGAGGGCAAAGAGAAGGTTCTGGTGACCACCAACGTGTGTGCCCGTG GGATCGATGTTGAACAAGTGTCCGTCGTTATCAACTTTGATCTTCCCGTGGACAAGGACGGGAACCCTGACAACGAGACCTACCTACACCGGATCGGGCGCACGGGCCGCTTTGGCAAGAGGGGCCTGGCAGTGAACATGGTGGACAGCAAGCACAGCATGAACATTCTGAACAGAATCCAGGAGCATTTTA ATAAGAAGATAGAAAGATTGGACACGGATGATTTGGACGAGATCGAGAAAATAGCCAACTGA